A single Staphylococcus muscae DNA region contains:
- a CDS encoding LPXTG cell wall anchor domain-containing protein translates to MSQKLFVRTLITGLATSALLAGGHAAKAAEETAPVTDNQEQPQTSNQTQADTPQTENTSSDTTDEPSTTTDVTTPEETQPTTDAPEETPIAEEQPIQDQPEQPNTGEEDLVSDTKPAEVSKEELKQQEIENAQNNLNTANQQVKAAQDDRDKAAQEKAAADQKLKTAQSVKTTSTKQVDQKIVDETKKLNNTTSKVQTTQSQLNKKQAEIDKKEQQIKNYKPEVREKVVHTSNTPEEAENQRYHDWVEDVKYTGTPQVVKLKAQQGKYVPNNERIGQIFVDYLNELKRINGLPGHVTLSTNPAVQAFSQARADESAANYRSHYTELPDRNKYQGAENLARHYAYESKPVSDEEVAYTMLLAWFSDYNNAKKGYGHRTNLLGVDGEIGFATVRYGGEEDGIYTLLSVMNSQGWDRENVYSKVTETQVGDKLQYRLDGKEVYFVPKKVFQYITTETIDKSGDIKAELNKLNKEKANLESELKNYNNEISKIKKTIANLQEQRKLINANNATQQKAMSDAKALVAKNTKALAAAEKKLADAKKNKAAAQKALDELTKVDEPTQPSDTTKPTEKPTMPSKPTSEKPKDNVKPGETTQPGTNTPTETKPVVVPKEEKPTMDKKLGTTETSSKGIQVTLPSGEKVTISKKTVGTTLIAEPMGNMPVTTQLKATMTSSNGQAPKAMNLSKGNDKSDDNMQMLPNTGQEQKTGIFAGLAALLAGIATYFGFRRKSSQK, encoded by the coding sequence TACACCTCAAACTGAAAATACATCATCTGACACAACAGATGAACCATCAACAACTACTGATGTAACAACACCAGAAGAAACACAACCTACAACAGATGCACCAGAAGAAACACCTATTGCTGAAGAACAACCGATACAAGATCAACCTGAACAGCCTAATACGGGAGAAGAGGATTTAGTTTCAGATACTAAACCAGCTGAAGTCTCAAAAGAAGAATTAAAACAGCAAGAAATTGAAAATGCTCAAAATAATTTAAATACTGCTAATCAACAAGTTAAAGCTGCACAAGATGATCGAGATAAAGCGGCTCAAGAAAAAGCTGCAGCTGATCAAAAATTAAAAACAGCACAATCTGTAAAAACAACATCAACGAAACAAGTGGATCAAAAAATTGTTGATGAAACTAAAAAATTAAACAACACAACATCTAAAGTTCAAACAACACAATCACAATTGAATAAAAAGCAAGCTGAAATTGATAAAAAAGAACAGCAAATTAAAAATTATAAACCTGAGGTAAGAGAAAAGGTTGTTCACACTTCTAACACGCCTGAAGAGGCAGAGAATCAACGTTATCACGACTGGGTAGAAGATGTGAAATACACTGGAACACCTCAAGTTGTAAAATTAAAAGCTCAACAAGGAAAGTACGTTCCAAATAACGAACGAATTGGCCAAATTTTTGTAGATTATCTTAACGAATTAAAACGCATTAATGGTTTGCCAGGTCATGTAACATTATCAACTAACCCTGCCGTGCAAGCTTTCTCTCAAGCCCGAGCAGATGAATCAGCTGCTAATTACCGAAGCCATTACACTGAGTTACCAGATAGAAATAAATATCAAGGTGCAGAAAATTTAGCTCGTCATTATGCGTATGAATCAAAACCTGTATCTGATGAAGAAGTTGCTTATACGATGTTATTAGCTTGGTTCTCAGATTATAATAACGCTAAAAAAGGATATGGTCATCGTACAAACCTTTTAGGTGTTGACGGTGAAATTGGCTTCGCAACTGTGAGATATGGAGGAGAAGAAGACGGAATTTATACTCTACTCTCAGTTATGAACTCTCAAGGTTGGGATAGAGAAAATGTTTATAGTAAAGTAACAGAAACTCAAGTTGGAGATAAATTACAATATCGTTTAGATGGTAAAGAAGTTTATTTCGTACCTAAGAAAGTATTCCAATATATTACAACAGAAACAATTGACAAATCTGGTGATATTAAAGCTGAGTTAAATAAATTAAATAAAGAAAAAGCAAACTTAGAATCTGAACTTAAAAATTATAACAATGAAATTTCAAAAATTAAGAAAACAATTGCTAATTTGCAAGAACAACGTAAATTAATTAACGCAAATAATGCTACTCAGCAAAAAGCAATGAGTGATGCAAAAGCGTTAGTTGCTAAAAATACGAAAGCATTAGCTGCTGCAGAAAAGAAACTTGCAGATGCTAAAAAAAATAAAGCAGCTGCACAAAAAGCATTGGACGAATTAACAAAAGTTGATGAACCGACACAACCTTCTGATACAACGAAACCAACAGAAAAACCAACAATGCCGTCAAAACCAACGTCTGAAAAGCCAAAAGATAATGTTAAACCAGGAGAAACAACACAACCTGGAACAAATACACCAACTGAAACAAAACCAGTAGTTGTTCCAAAAGAAGAAAAACCTACTATGGATAAAAAATTAGGTACAACAGAGACGTCATCAAAAGGAATCCAAGTCACATTGCCATCAGGTGAAAAAGTGACAATTTCGAAGAAAACAGTTGGCACTACATTGATTGCAGAGCCAATGGGTAATATGCCAGTTACTACACAACTAAAAGCAACAATGACATCAAGCAATGGACAAGCACCAAAGGCTATGAACTTATCAAAAGGTAATGATAAATCTGATGACAATATGCAGATGTTACCTAATACAGGTCAAGAACAAAAAACAGGAATCTTTGCAGGACTTGCAGCATTATTAGCAGGCATTGCGACATACTTTGGTTTCCGTCGTAAATCATCACAAAAATAA
- a CDS encoding alpha-1/alpha-2 family phenol-soluble modulin, with amino-acid sequence MTWASIILGIVKLIKGLVDTFAK; translated from the coding sequence ATGACTTGGGCGAGTATCATTCTAGGTATTGTGAAATTAATCAAAGGCTTGGTAGACACATTTGCGAAATAA
- a CDS encoding beta-class phenol-soluble modulin — protein MSEIINAIKDTVQAGLDQDWVTMGTGIADIVAQGIGLISGFFG, from the coding sequence ATGTCAGAAATTATTAATGCAATCAAGGATACGGTACAAGCAGGATTAGATCAAGACTGGGTAACAATGGGAACAGGTATTGCGGATATCGTTGCACAAGGTATTGGTCTTATCTCTGGTTTCTTTGGCTAA
- a CDS encoding N-acetyltransferase, whose amino-acid sequence MAKVTHLDINYKTEELFAAFRENFGNKDLYLVDELHGEMIDASSDSPFYGIFVGEKLVARMALYRKGEVEETYFPEYDDYLVIWKVEVLKPYWGKGYGADLLEFAKSFGHPIKAIARFESKSFFVKNGFEDLEAQNDDGHDILVWSPKNN is encoded by the coding sequence ATGGCAAAAGTAACACATCTTGATATCAACTATAAAACAGAAGAATTATTTGCAGCATTCCGTGAAAACTTTGGTAATAAGGACTTATACTTAGTAGATGAATTACATGGAGAAATGATTGATGCAAGTTCTGATTCACCATTTTACGGCATCTTTGTCGGTGAAAAACTTGTGGCAAGAATGGCACTTTATCGCAAAGGAGAAGTTGAAGAAACTTATTTCCCAGAATACGATGACTATCTCGTTATCTGGAAAGTAGAAGTACTGAAACCATATTGGGGTAAAGGCTATGGTGCTGACCTACTCGAATTTGCGAAATCATTCGGTCATCCAATCAAGGCTATCGCTCGCTTTGAATCGAAAAGTTTCTTCGTGAAAAATGGTTTTGAGGACTTAGAGGCACAAAATGATGACGGACACGATATTCTCGTCTGGTCACCCAAAAATAATTAA
- the bshC gene encoding bacillithiol biosynthesis cysteine-adding enzyme BshC, with protein sequence MDCLNITMKENDSFIKEYTNHNADILQFFTYDPNKTESYKKRMAYRNNGREQAVAAVVREYMSDLALTQSQLDNITALSEGAKVVVGGQQAGLFTGPLYTFHKILSILTKADELSSEYNERVVPIFWIAGEDHDFDEVDHTYVMNQRSGQLNKVKYHTMTPPETTVSRYTPDREALHHALVQFFESMPETVHSKRLFDQVDNMIQQSTTWLDVFKQMIQLCFGERGILLIDAQDTQLRSIEKPLFKDIIQRHASVDQAFRDVQRKTTEAGLTAMIQTDTNVHLFLHEDDQRQLLTYADGVFKLSKSENTYSMEALIALLDESPERFSNNVVTRPLMQEWLFNTVAFVGGPSEIKYWAELQGVFELFDVQMPIVLPRMRMTYLTSSTEKLLKKYDLTLEEVMETGTQPARERFIRANASEVVLAQIEAMQDQHQAFYETLTQEMSDTEDNKNLVKKNQEIQMYQLDFLKSRYLNNIARENEISMRHFEVLTQTLHPMGGLQERVWNPLQILNENGLDVYASTTFPPLHYTFDQIIIKL encoded by the coding sequence ATGGATTGTTTAAATATCACGATGAAGGAAAATGATTCATTTATTAAGGAATATACGAATCACAATGCGGACATCCTACAATTTTTCACATATGACCCGAATAAAACAGAAAGCTATAAAAAACGTATGGCATATCGCAATAATGGACGTGAACAGGCAGTTGCGGCGGTTGTGCGTGAATATATGTCTGACTTAGCGTTGACGCAATCACAGTTGGATAACATTACAGCGCTATCTGAAGGTGCGAAGGTTGTTGTTGGGGGACAACAAGCTGGATTGTTTACGGGGCCGCTTTATACATTTCATAAAATTTTATCGATATTAACGAAAGCGGATGAATTATCATCAGAATATAATGAGCGTGTTGTACCAATATTCTGGATTGCTGGTGAAGATCATGACTTTGATGAAGTGGATCATACGTATGTAATGAATCAGCGTTCAGGACAACTTAATAAGGTCAAATATCATACGATGACACCACCGGAAACGACGGTTTCTCGTTATACTCCGGACCGTGAAGCATTACATCATGCACTCGTTCAGTTCTTTGAATCGATGCCTGAAACAGTGCATTCAAAACGATTATTTGATCAAGTTGATAATATGATTCAACAGTCAACGACATGGCTAGATGTTTTCAAACAAATGATACAACTGTGTTTTGGAGAACGTGGTATTTTATTAATCGATGCACAAGACACGCAATTGAGAAGTATTGAAAAGCCATTATTTAAAGATATTATTCAGCGCCATGCATCGGTAGACCAAGCTTTCCGTGATGTACAACGTAAGACGACTGAAGCGGGGTTGACAGCGATGATTCAGACAGATACGAATGTGCATCTGTTCTTGCACGAAGATGATCAACGACAATTGCTCACATATGCTGATGGTGTCTTCAAGTTGAGTAAGAGCGAGAACACATATTCAATGGAAGCGTTGATTGCACTCTTGGATGAATCGCCGGAACGTTTTTCTAATAATGTGGTGACACGTCCACTTATGCAAGAGTGGCTGTTTAATACGGTAGCTTTTGTAGGGGGACCAAGTGAGATTAAATATTGGGCAGAGTTACAAGGTGTCTTTGAGCTATTTGATGTTCAGATGCCGATTGTATTACCACGTATGAGAATGACTTATTTGACATCAAGTACTGAGAAGTTACTCAAAAAATATGATTTGACATTGGAAGAAGTAATGGAAACAGGAACACAACCAGCACGTGAGCGCTTTATTCGTGCGAACGCATCTGAAGTTGTACTTGCACAAATTGAAGCAATGCAAGATCAGCATCAAGCTTTCTATGAAACATTAACGCAAGAGATGTCTGATACAGAAGATAACAAGAATCTAGTGAAGAAAAATCAAGAAATTCAAATGTATCAATTAGATTTTCTGAAATCTCGTTATTTAAATAATATTGCACGAGAAAATGAAATTAGTATGCGTCATTTTGAAGTGTTGACGCAAACACTTCATCCAATGGGAGGATTACAAGAACGTGTTTGGAATCCACTACAAATTTTGAATGAAAATGGGTTAGATGTGTATGCATCCACCACTTTCCCTCCACTTCACTACACTTTTGATCAAATCATTATAAAACTCTAG
- the mraZ gene encoding division/cell wall cluster transcriptional repressor MraZ has translation MFMGEYENKLDVKGRMIVPSKFRYDLNERFIITRGLDKCLFGYTLEEWRTIEDKMKTLPMTKRDARKFMRMFFSGAVEVEIDKQGRINIPAKLREYANLDKECTVIGVSNRIEIWDRAIWNDFYDESEENFEEIAEDLIDFDF, from the coding sequence ATGTTCATGGGCGAATATGAAAATAAGCTTGATGTTAAAGGGCGAATGATTGTTCCGTCTAAGTTTCGTTATGACTTAAATGAACGTTTCATTATCACTCGTGGCCTTGATAAATGCTTGTTTGGTTACACACTTGAAGAATGGCGAACGATAGAAGACAAAATGAAAACCTTACCTATGACAAAACGTGATGCACGTAAATTTATGCGCATGTTCTTCTCGGGAGCTGTTGAAGTGGAAATTGACAAGCAAGGACGTATTAATATTCCAGCGAAATTACGCGAATATGCCAATCTTGATAAGGAATGTACTGTTATTGGTGTTTCTAATCGCATCGAGATTTGGGATCGAGCGATTTGGAATGATTTTTACGATGAATCTGAAGAGAATTTTGAAGAAATCGCAGAAGATTTAATTGATTTTGATTTTTAA
- the rsmH gene encoding 16S rRNA (cytosine(1402)-N(4))-methyltransferase RsmH, with translation MFHHISVLLKETVDQLNIKEDGVYIDCTLGGAGHSQYLLSQLSDKGRLIAIDQDTTAIEHAKDKLQDHLDKVTFVHSNFRHLNQILADLEIEKVDGILYDLGVSSPQLDVPERGFSYHHDAKLDMRMDQTQTLSAYEVVNEWSYEDLVKIFFRYGEEKFSKQIARKIEAKREEQPITTTLELVECIKEGIPAKARRKGGHPAKRVFQAIRIAVNDELAAFEDSLEQAIECVKVGGRISVITFHSLEDRLCKQMFQEYEKGPDVPRGLPVLPEAYTPKLKRVNRKPIVASDSDLVDNNRARSAKLRVAEILK, from the coding sequence GTGTTTCATCATATTAGCGTTTTACTTAAAGAAACAGTCGATCAACTAAATATCAAAGAAGATGGTGTCTATATTGACTGTACGCTAGGTGGTGCCGGACACTCGCAATACCTTTTGAGTCAACTGTCTGATAAAGGGCGTTTAATCGCAATCGATCAAGATACAACAGCCATAGAACATGCGAAAGACAAGTTGCAAGATCACTTAGACAAAGTGACTTTTGTGCACAGCAATTTTAGACATTTAAATCAAATTTTAGCTGATTTAGAGATAGAAAAAGTCGACGGTATTTTATACGACTTGGGTGTATCAAGTCCTCAACTTGATGTGCCAGAACGTGGTTTTAGTTACCATCACGATGCCAAACTTGATATGAGAATGGATCAAACACAAACACTTTCAGCATATGAAGTTGTGAATGAATGGTCATATGAAGACTTAGTCAAAATCTTTTTCCGATATGGAGAAGAGAAGTTTTCGAAACAAATCGCACGCAAAATCGAAGCGAAACGTGAAGAACAACCTATCACGACAACGTTAGAACTTGTGGAATGTATTAAAGAAGGCATTCCTGCCAAAGCAAGACGTAAAGGTGGTCATCCAGCAAAACGTGTCTTTCAGGCGATTCGTATTGCGGTGAATGATGAGTTGGCAGCGTTTGAAGATTCACTTGAACAAGCGATTGAATGTGTGAAGGTGGGTGGACGCATCTCGGTGATTACGTTCCATTCGTTAGAAGACCGTTTATGTAAGCAGATGTTTCAAGAGTATGAGAAGGGTCCAGATGTTCCAAGAGGATTACCTGTGCTTCCAGAAGCTTATACACCAAAATTGAAACGTGTAAATCGCAAACCAATCGTAGCAAGTGACTCTGACTTGGTAGATAACAATCGAGCGAGAAGTGCAAAACTGCGCGTTGCAGAAATATTAAAATAA
- the ftsL gene encoding cell division protein FtsL: MAVENIYEPYQQHMAEPQSQPTTTPQKQTIKKQVVVKFTRFEKLLYISMVALIAAISIFMLSLKMDAYDTRGKIAELDQKIEQQSSQNSALKSETMKNASYERIYNKAQKQGMSLQNENVKVVRNNGEAKN, encoded by the coding sequence ATGGCTGTAGAAAATATTTACGAACCGTACCAACAGCACATGGCAGAACCACAAAGTCAACCAACGACTACACCGCAGAAACAAACGATTAAAAAACAAGTCGTTGTTAAGTTTACACGCTTTGAAAAACTACTATACATATCGATGGTGGCATTAATTGCTGCAATCAGTATTTTTATGTTGTCACTTAAAATGGACGCGTATGATACAAGAGGGAAAATTGCAGAATTAGATCAAAAAATTGAACAACAATCAAGTCAAAATAGTGCATTGAAGTCTGAAACGATGAAGAATGCATCTTATGAACGCATCTATAACAAAGCTCAAAAACAAGGCATGAGTCTCCAGAATGAGAATGTAAAGGTAGTGCGTAATAATGGCGAAGCGAAAAATTAA